From the Glycine max cultivar Williams 82 chromosome 11, Glycine_max_v4.0, whole genome shotgun sequence genome, the window AGAATTGTCTTCAAGAAGGTATACTCCATAAACATGTATTGAATCAACAGATAGCAATTTCAGCACTGCAATATGTAATTGGAGTATGATCCTAGTTGTTTTGTTTCGCAGGTTTCGTTGCAATACAGAGATGTTTCAACCAGTGGAAGGGTAGTTTCAATCAGAGCACAAGTGACCACAGAGGCACCTGCTAAGGTTGAAAAGGAATCAAAGAAACAGGAGGAAGGTGTGATCGTGAACAAGTTCAAACCCAAGAACCCATATATTGGTAGGTGTCTTCTCAACACAAAGATCACTGGGGATGATGCACCTGGAGAAACTTGGCACATGGTCTTCAGCACTGAGGGTAGgtgcttaaatatttttctctcaattttacctttttttcccGTCACTAATCATAACATGGATCGCTTTTAAAAAGTCAGGGTTTTtgggtaaattaaaaaaaatatgtatatttgtattatttcaGGAGAAGTTCCTTACAGAGAAGGACAATCAATCGGGGTAATTCCTGATGGGGTTGACAAGAATGGCAAGCCTCACAAGCTGAGATTGTATTCAATTGCTAGCAGTGCCCTTGGTGATTTTGGAGATTCCAAAACTGTGAGTCTTAACTCTTAATTTGGAGAACTAATCAATTATGCTATTTCTATGCATTATTGTTGCAGGGAATTGGGATTTAACAGTTCAAACTTTCAGAGTTTTTATTAAGACTGCGTCATTCTTAGTTGAATGTTGATCCGCTTATCAAACTCTTGTTTATTTTCCACCCAAATGAATTTGAGATTGAATCCACATGTATATGCGCTAACATATAATTTTCTATAAGGATTGCATCATAGCAGTTAAACTTACTCAATTTTTCTCTTAACTCACCTAGGACTTCCAACTTATTTACCATCTAATATGATGCCTTCTAACAGGTTTCTTTATGCGTGAAACGTCTTGTGTACACAAATGAAAACGGAGAACTTGTCAAAGGAGTTTGCTCAAATTTCTTGTGTAAGGAtcaatgattttagtttttatatgatatttatgaaatagtaataaatatgatatcatgttataaaaagaattcattcaatatgttaaaataaataataatggtcttaaattttttttcttttcttttactgataattttttttctcttgtggATATAAAATTAAGAAGTGAGAATATTATTTCAAACAAGTAagcaacaaataaatataataaaaaagatacttataaaatttattacaaataaattaagtaatataattattaaaatacaaattattcttttcattatattttatcaagttaaaattatattaaaaatttaaagctAATTTGCTAATCGAATTATATACtaaatatttatctattaaataaaaaatattatcaagaaTGTTAAAGTTAAACAATTCCCACAACGCAGCatgttataaaagaaatttagttatatttctCATCTGAGATAATTAATCAAGAAAATGTGTGGTTTTTCCTTGGATATTTACATTTTATGACAATCACTTCTGGCCATGTTTATTCAGGCGACTTGAAGCCAGGAGCCGAAGTAAAGATTACTGGACCTGTTGGTAAAGAAATGCTTATGCCAAAAGATCCTAATGCAACCGTCATCATGGTACACATTACCCAACCGTCTTCATCTTAATTGAAAAAGGAATATTTAAATCCTTTCTTATATAGTCATAAATTCATGATTGCTGTTTTGATTTTCACCATTACCAttgatgattataattttttttccatatataGTTGGCAACTGGAACAGGAATTGCCCCATTCCGCTCATTTTTATGGAAAATGTTCTTTGAGAAGCATGATGATTACAAGGTAAGTTTACACTGAATGGAGTATAGCTTGAATCAGAACTATTATAATTAAGTCGTAATGTATAAAGCTCATAAATTAGTCTACAGTAAAATGAACTTGATGCCTGGTAATTGAAACAATGAAACGTCTGTACAATTTTATTGCAACTCCatgtaaaaaatttctttatggATCTTTTACAAGACGACATATTTTAATCACGTAATAAGTAATAACCATAGGCAAAATAAAGTCTGCTGCATAAGAAATGTATTTGTACGTGACCATATTTGATGATTTATGTAGTTCAATGGTTTGGCATGGCTCTTCTTGGGTGTCCCCACAAGCAGCTCACTACTTTATAAGGAGGTGAGTGAGATAAATCATgcaaagtttaattttcacTCAGGAACTTCTACGATTTGGTGTTTGGAATGTGATGGCttatatacatatatgctgATATGTGGGGCAGGAATTTGAAAAGATGAAGGAGAAAGCACCTGACAACTTCAGGCTTGACTTTGCTGTGAGCAGAGAGCAAACAAacgaaaaaggagagaaaatgtACATCCAAACACGAATGGCTCAATATGCAGAAGAGTTATGGGAATTACTGAAGAAAGATAACACTTTTGTCTATATGTGTGGACTGAAGGGAATGGAAAAGGGTATAGATGACATAATGGTTTCATTGGCTGCAAAAGATGGTAATATCACTTAACTTTAGGGCCACTTTAGATAAATTTCCTCTCACAAACACTTATAAGGGAAGCAAGTAATAAGTTAAAGTGAATTGAATTTTTCCCATTTAACTTATGGACTTCAACTTTTGAAAAAAACCAAATGAAAGAGCttctatatataaaagttaagtcCATGAGTTAATTATAACTTATagaagaagttcaaatcagTTTACCTTAAATATTTACtaagaaatttatccaaaaataaCCTTAGCCCAGAATCAGAGAAATTTGTTTCATCATGTTGAGTTGGCTTTTGTGGTGTAGGTATTGATTGGATTGAGTACAAGAGGCAATTGAAGAAGGCAGAGCAATGGAATGTCGAAGTCTACTAATTAATATCACTTGCACTTGCTCAGATATCATGCCCTACTTTGTGCAGCAGCAAATCTATTTTGCTGTCATGCGCTGTGTAGATAGATTACGGCCCTGTAATTTTTCTATGATGGGATTTTTTACCTTCCTTATGAACGTACAAGCTTCATTGCAACAGCCTTGCATGAAATAATTTTGAGGATCTATCAATATAGATGAAGTCAACTTCTGTTTACAAATTTCCTAAATTTCTCGTGAAGATTTAGTAGTATGTAGTTTTGAATCAACTAAGTTCCTTCTATTGTTTTggcaaattgaattattttaacataataaagatttttatataCTATTAACCAATCactaattatcattttattaaaaattagtatattttgtaatttttttttaaaatcacatttaaagtgttatttaattgattaatgatGTAAGTTTTCCTATAAAATTACTTTAGGGCCCATCTTATTCACGCCCCGT encodes:
- the LOC100802032 gene encoding ferredoxin--NADP reductase, leaf isozyme, chloroplastic; this translates as MATAVTAAVSFPATKSTSLSSRTSITAPDRIVFKKVSLQYRDVSTSGRVVSIRAQVTTEAPAKVEKESKKQEEGVIVNKFKPKNPYIGRCLLNTKITGDDAPGETWHMVFSTEGEVPYREGQSIGVIPDGVDKNGKPHKLRLYSIASSALGDFGDSKTVSLCVKRLVYTNENGELVKGVCSNFLCDLKPGAEVKITGPVGKEMLMPKDPNATVIMLATGTGIAPFRSFLWKMFFEKHDDYKFNGLAWLFLGVPTSSSLLYKEEFEKMKEKAPDNFRLDFAVSREQTNEKGEKMYIQTRMAQYAEELWELLKKDNTFVYMCGLKGMEKGIDDIMVSLAAKDGIDWIEYKRQLKKAEQWNVEVY